In Oncorhynchus tshawytscha isolate Ot180627B linkage group LG28, Otsh_v2.0, whole genome shotgun sequence, a genomic segment contains:
- the LOC112227011 gene encoding E3 ubiquitin-protein ligase TRIM39-like: MVSSEEQLQCSICLDVFAEPVTTPCGHNFCKACIRGYLDSTDVCKCPTCKNTVYKRPDPFFNTFTSVKAAQVKELAPVHVTLITPGQAQTTTLNKSGEVPCDICTETKHIALKSCLMCLTSYCEAHLEHHRIVASLKKYKLIDPVENLEDRVCKKHERPLELFCKRDQACVCQFCTETDHKTHKTVPIEEEYGERKAQMGKSKDTFQKMIQERLKKVKEIEQAVELSKRDAEREIADSLQVFAALVRSIERNQAELIEVVEKKQTAAERQAERLIEELEQEITEVKSRSTELEQLSDIKDPLLQSSTSLYTTLPPTKNWSGVHSNLCVGTVRRAVSQLEETLNKEMEMFPQIKLKRMQQCAVDVTLDPNTACPSLILSDDRKEVRYGAIKQELPDNPERFDCHPRVLGMEGFSSGKFYYEVQVKEKTWWALGVARESINRKGMNVLSPEFGAWTIELRNRNEYGARTELVVPLTMREKPQKVGVFVDYKKGQVSFYDVETRSHIYSFTDCTFTERLYPLLSSPDPSGDNSAPLIFSPVMSEFSQ; this comes from the coding sequence CTCCCTGTGGACACAACTTCTGCAAGGCCTGTATCAGAGGATACCTGGATAGCACTGACGTGTGCAAGTGTCCCACATGTAAAAATACAGTTTATAAGAGACCAGATCCCTTTTTCAATACTTTCACTTCTGTGAAGGCTGCTCAAGTCAAGGAGTTAGCTCCAGTTCATGTCACACTCATCACCCCAGGACAAGCCCAAACCACAACCCTCAACAAATCTGGAGAAGTACCATGTGACATCTGCACTGAGACAAAGCACATTGCCCTGAAGTCCTGTCTGATGTGTCTGACCTCTTATTGTGAGGCTCACCTGGAGCATCATCGGATAGTGGCGTCTTTAAAGAAGTACAAGCTGATTGACCCTGTGGAGAACCTGGAAGACAGGGTGTGTAAGAAGCATGAGAGACCCCTGGAGCTGTTCTGTAAGAGAGACCAAGCATGTGTGTGTCAGTTCTGCACCGAGACAGACCACAAGACTCATAAGACTGTCCCCATAGAGGAAGAGTATGGAGAGAGGAAAGCTCAGATGGGGAAAAGTAAGGATACATTTCAGAAGATGATCcaggagagactgaagaaggttAAGGAGATTGAACAGGCAGTAGAGCTCAGcaagagagacgcagagagagagatagcagacaGTTTGCAGGTCTTCGCTGCTCTGGTTCGTTCCATTGAGAGAAACCAGGCTGAGCTCATTGAGGTGGTTGAGAAGAAGCAGACAGCAGCCGAGAGACAGGCTGAAAGGCTCATTGAAGAGCTGGAGCAAGAAATCACTGAAGTAAAGAGCAGAAGCACTGAGCTGGAGCAGCTCTCAGATATTAAGGACCCCCTCCTTCAGAGCTCCACATCCCTCTATACCACCCTTCCACCTACCAAGAACTGGTCTGGTGTTCACAGCAATCTGTGTGTTGGGACTGTGAGGAGAGCTGTGTCTCAACTGGAGGAGACACTcaataaagagatggagatgtTTCCTCAAATCAAGCTGAAGAGGATGCAGCAGTGTGCAGTGGATGTGACGCTGGACCCAAACACAGCATGTCCTTCACTTATCCTGTCTGACGACCGGAAAGAAGTGAGATATGGAGCCATAAAGCAGGAACTCCCTGACAACCCAGAGAGGTTTGATTGTCATCCCCGTGTGTTAGGAATGGAGGGGTTCTCTTCAGGGAAATTCTACTATGAGGTACAGGTGAAGGAGAAGACTTGGTGGGCCTTAGGAGTGGCTAGAGAGTCCATCAACAGGAAGGGGATGAATGTTCTGAGTCCTGAATTTGGAGCCTGGACTATAGAGCTGAGGAATAGGAATGAGTATGGAGCTCGCACTGAGCTTGTAGTTCCCCTCACCATGAGAGAGAAGCCCCAGAAAGTGGGCGTGTTTGTAGATTATAAGAAGGGTCAGGTCTCCTTTTACGATGTGGAGACCAGGTCTCATATCTACTCTTTCACGGACTGCACCTTCACTGAGAGACTCTACCCACTGTTGTCTTCACCTGATCCTTCTGGTGATAACTCAGCTCCACTTATCTTCTCTCCCGTCATGTCTGAGTTTAGTCAATAG